A region of Plantactinospora sp. BC1 DNA encodes the following proteins:
- a CDS encoding MFS transporter, which translates to MSEETHTPERPATYREVFAQREYRAVFAATVLTWTGDYLAKAAVTLLVYQQSQSVALSAAAFATSYLPWLVGGPLLTTLADRYPYRTVMVICDLVRLPLYAAIAIDGLDTPVILALLFAATLANPPSQAARSAMLPLLLTGDRLVVALSLHGSVGQAAQVLGYAVGAGIALYSPALALLLNAVAFGASAVILWFGVRHRPAVPPERGRRNLLRETGAGFALVFGTPVLRAIAIMVFCAMLFAIVPEGLAAAWATDLAGSGADRSVTQALIMVAAPAGFILGGILVGRTLRPDLRRTLVRFFAVLAPLALVPALFNPPPLVVALLAAVAGFAVAGLLPVTNGLFVLALPHGYRARANGVMNTGVQVTQGLAVLATGLLAERFTIPRVVGLWSAAGVLLMLVLALRWPQPERFDAAIAEAQRRSADREAAAGAARPGQHPAPTSPPNPRPPSSEAGIGAV; encoded by the coding sequence GTGTCCGAAGAGACACACACTCCCGAGCGGCCGGCAACCTATCGGGAGGTGTTCGCCCAGCGTGAATACCGGGCGGTCTTCGCGGCCACCGTACTGACCTGGACCGGCGACTATCTCGCCAAGGCGGCCGTCACGCTGCTGGTCTATCAGCAGAGCCAGTCCGTGGCCCTCTCCGCCGCCGCCTTCGCCACCAGCTACCTGCCGTGGCTGGTCGGCGGCCCACTGCTCACCACCCTCGCCGACCGGTACCCGTACCGCACGGTGATGGTGATCTGCGACCTCGTCCGGCTGCCGCTCTACGCGGCCATCGCGATCGACGGCCTGGACACGCCGGTGATCCTGGCGTTGCTCTTCGCGGCGACCCTGGCGAATCCACCCAGCCAGGCGGCCCGGTCCGCGATGCTGCCCCTGCTGCTCACCGGAGACCGGCTGGTCGTCGCGCTCTCCCTGCATGGCAGCGTGGGGCAGGCGGCCCAGGTGCTCGGCTACGCGGTCGGGGCCGGCATCGCGCTCTACAGCCCGGCCCTGGCCCTGCTGCTCAACGCCGTCGCCTTCGGGGCCTCCGCGGTGATCCTCTGGTTCGGCGTCCGGCACCGGCCCGCCGTGCCGCCGGAGCGGGGCCGGCGAAACCTGCTCCGGGAGACCGGTGCCGGGTTCGCCCTGGTGTTCGGCACCCCGGTGCTGCGGGCCATCGCGATCATGGTGTTCTGCGCGATGCTGTTCGCGATCGTCCCGGAGGGGCTGGCCGCGGCCTGGGCCACTGATCTCGCGGGTTCGGGCGCCGACCGGAGCGTCACCCAGGCGCTGATCATGGTCGCCGCACCGGCCGGTTTCATCCTCGGCGGCATACTGGTCGGCCGGACCCTCCGGCCGGACCTGCGCCGGACCCTGGTCCGGTTCTTCGCGGTACTCGCCCCGCTGGCCCTGGTGCCCGCCCTCTTCAACCCGCCGCCGCTGGTGGTCGCCCTGCTGGCCGCAGTCGCCGGCTTCGCGGTCGCCGGGCTGTTGCCGGTGACGAACGGGCTCTTCGTGCTGGCCCTGCCGCACGGCTACCGGGCCCGGGCCAACGGCGTGATGAACACCGGTGTGCAGGTGACCCAGGGCCTGGCGGTACTCGCCACCGGCCTGCTGGCCGAACGGTTCACCATTCCCCGGGTGGTCGGGCTGTGGAGCGCCGCCGGGGTGCTGCTGATGCTGGTGCTGGCGCTGCGCTGGCCGCAGCCGGAGCGGTTCGACGCGGCGATCGCGGAGGCCCAGCGCCGCTCCGCCGACCGGGAGGCGGCGGCTGGAGCGGCCCGTCCGGGCCAGCACCCGGCACCGACCTCCCCGCCCAACCCGAGGCCGCCCTCCTCCGAGGCGGGCATCGGCGCGGTCTGA
- a CDS encoding HNH endonuclease, giving the protein MPDIRPTVGSGALVLNATYEPLCVVSVRRAAILVLSAKAVCVADGEGILHSARNSLPVPSVVRLTRFVRVPYRTHVGLSRRAIFARDNWRCVYCRGPAETIDHVFPRSRGGRHAWENVVAACAKCNHTKGDKTPAELGWRLHSLPTAPKGIAWRVLGHRAPDPRWADWLDLREAEAA; this is encoded by the coding sequence ATGCCTGACATACGACCCACGGTGGGCTCCGGAGCGTTGGTGCTCAATGCCACCTATGAGCCGCTGTGTGTCGTTTCAGTGCGTCGGGCCGCCATCCTGGTTCTCTCCGCCAAGGCCGTCTGCGTGGCCGACGGGGAGGGGATCCTGCACAGTGCCCGCAACTCCCTGCCGGTGCCGTCGGTCGTCCGGCTGACCCGGTTCGTCCGGGTGCCCTACCGGACGCACGTCGGGCTCTCCCGCCGGGCCATCTTCGCCCGGGACAACTGGCGCTGCGTCTACTGCCGGGGCCCGGCCGAGACCATCGACCACGTCTTCCCGCGCAGCCGGGGCGGCCGGCACGCCTGGGAGAACGTCGTCGCGGCCTGCGCGAAGTGCAACCACACCAAGGGCGACAAGACTCCGGCGGAGCTGGGCTGGCGGCTGCACTCGCTGCCGACCGCGCCGAAGGGCATCGCGTGGCGGGTGCTGGGGCACCGGGCCCCGGACCCGCGCTGGGCGGACTGGCTCGACCTGCGCGAGGCCGAGGCGGCCTGA
- a CDS encoding tryptophan 2,3-dioxygenase, which translates to MTVVRNGTEAAVESGTEATVESIQRQRRPGRPRVRPVNAAQRAARAAANGGEPTLEPAGRTPYDAYVHASTLHRLQQPLSQDPGEMSFLMVSQIMELYFGLTCFELREARQRLRADDLWGALAPLHRAALHLEGLNAAWRGLRWMTPADFNRFRNLLGEGSGFQSAMYRQLEFLLGLKTATLVRPFHRQPEVYAELVETLRAPSLWDEVTALLARRGFPLPETLLHRDFSGDAEPSAELTAAWVEIYADTGPDNQLRQLGETLVEIAEQFDDWRHQHLKAVRRTMGAKVGTGGSAGAAWLRRSMAREVFPELWAARTDM; encoded by the coding sequence ATGACGGTAGTGCGTAACGGAACGGAGGCGGCAGTGGAGAGCGGAACGGAGGCGACGGTGGAGAGCATCCAACGGCAGCGGCGACCCGGTCGACCCCGGGTACGCCCGGTGAACGCCGCCCAGCGGGCCGCCCGGGCGGCGGCCAACGGTGGCGAGCCGACCCTGGAACCGGCCGGGCGGACGCCGTACGACGCGTACGTGCACGCGAGCACCCTGCACCGCCTCCAGCAGCCGCTGAGCCAGGATCCGGGCGAGATGTCGTTCCTGATGGTCAGCCAGATCATGGAGCTGTACTTCGGGCTGACCTGCTTCGAACTGCGCGAGGCGCGGCAGCGGCTGCGCGCCGACGACCTGTGGGGGGCGCTCGCCCCGCTGCACCGGGCGGCGCTGCACCTGGAGGGGCTCAACGCGGCCTGGCGGGGACTGCGCTGGATGACCCCGGCGGACTTCAACCGGTTCCGCAACCTGCTCGGCGAGGGCTCCGGATTCCAGTCCGCGATGTACCGGCAGTTGGAGTTCCTGCTCGGGCTGAAGACCGCCACCCTGGTCCGGCCCTTCCACCGGCAGCCGGAGGTCTACGCCGAACTGGTGGAGACGCTCCGGGCGCCGAGCCTCTGGGACGAGGTGACCGCCCTGCTGGCCCGTCGCGGCTTCCCGCTGCCGGAGACGCTGCTGCACCGGGACTTCTCCGGCGACGCCGAGCCGAGCGCCGAGCTGACCGCCGCCTGGGTGGAGATCTACGCCGACACCGGACCCGACAACCAGCTGCGACAGCTCGGCGAGACCCTGGTGGAGATCGCCGAGCAGTTCGACGACTGGCGCCACCAGCACCTCAAGGCGGTACGCCGGACCATGGGCGCCAAGGTCGGCACCGGCGGGTCGGCCGGCGCGGCCTGGCTGCGCCGGAGCATGGCCCGGGAGGTCTTCCCCGAACTGTGGGCCGCCCGGACCGACATGTAG
- a CDS encoding YbjN domain-containing protein translates to MPWWSWRPGHAGGGEPETRSRIASDGAVRVGPPAPREPDHDSRPEPDARPGDRASIREIPPVIAPVTLRRVGDALDLLDVRYLADGDGSLLAMWERHAVLFALEGPDDEILVMRARPHSTVPPDWADRAYRVVNEWNHTRRFCKAYVGDPTERGQLPIYAELQVPLSAGAHDALLVEMLDCGAAVATTFVDWLHDEGALL, encoded by the coding sequence ATGCCGTGGTGGTCATGGCGCCCCGGCCACGCCGGTGGCGGCGAGCCGGAAACTCGAAGCAGGATCGCGTCGGACGGTGCCGTCCGGGTCGGGCCGCCGGCGCCCCGGGAGCCGGATCACGACTCCCGACCGGAACCCGACGCCCGACCCGGGGATCGGGCCTCGATCAGGGAGATCCCCCCGGTGATCGCGCCGGTGACGCTCCGCCGGGTCGGTGACGCGCTGGACCTGCTCGACGTCCGTTATCTCGCCGACGGCGACGGCAGCCTGCTGGCCATGTGGGAGCGGCACGCCGTGCTGTTCGCCCTGGAGGGGCCGGACGACGAGATCCTGGTGATGCGGGCCCGTCCACACTCGACCGTTCCGCCGGACTGGGCCGACCGGGCCTACCGGGTGGTCAACGAGTGGAACCACACCCGGCGGTTCTGCAAGGCGTACGTCGGTGACCCCACCGAACGCGGCCAGCTGCCCATCTACGCCGAGTTGCAGGTGCCGTTGAGCGCCGGTGCGCACGACGCCCTGCTCGTCGAGATGCTCGACTGCGGAGCCGCCGTGGCGACCACCTTCGTCGACTGGCTGCACGACGAGGGCGCGCTGCTCTAG
- the ettA gene encoding energy-dependent translational throttle protein EttA, with the protein MAQYIYVLEKARKAHGDKVVLDNVTLSFLPGAKIGVVGPNGAGKSSLLKIMAGLDRPSNGEARLMPGYTVGLLAQEPPLNDAKTVLGNIEEAVAETKAKLERFNKIAEQMATDYSDELMAEMGQLQEELDHADAWDVDSKLELAMDALRCPPPDADVTQLSGGERRRVALCKLLLEAPDLLLLDEPTNHLDAESVQWLEQHLAKYAGTVMAITHDRYFLDNVAGWILELDRGRAVGYEGNYSTYLEKKAARLAVEGRRDAKMKKRLSEELEWVRSNAKARQTKSKARLDRYEEMATEAEKTRKLDFEEIQIPPGPRLGNTVIEAHGLRKAFGERVLIDNLSFSLPRNGIVGIIGPNGVGKTTLFKTIVGLEQPTAGSVKIGDTVKLSYVDQNREGLAGDKTVWEVVSDGLDHLMVGKVEMPSRAYVAAFGFKGPDQQKPTKVLSGGERNRLNLALTLKIGGNVILLDEPTNDLDVETLSSLENALLEFPGCAVVISHDRMFLDRVATHILAWEGDDEDPSKWFWFEGNFEAYEKNKIDRLGAEAARPHRVTYRKLTRD; encoded by the coding sequence GTGGCCCAGTACATCTACGTCCTGGAGAAGGCGCGCAAGGCGCACGGCGACAAGGTCGTGCTGGACAACGTGACGCTGAGCTTCCTGCCGGGGGCCAAGATCGGTGTGGTCGGTCCGAACGGCGCCGGCAAGTCCAGCCTGCTCAAGATCATGGCGGGCCTGGACCGGCCGAGCAACGGTGAGGCCCGGCTGATGCCCGGCTACACCGTCGGGCTGCTCGCCCAGGAGCCGCCGCTCAACGACGCCAAGACCGTGCTCGGCAACATCGAGGAGGCGGTGGCGGAGACCAAGGCCAAGCTGGAGCGATTCAACAAGATCGCCGAGCAGATGGCCACCGACTACTCCGACGAGCTGATGGCCGAGATGGGGCAGCTCCAGGAGGAGCTGGACCACGCCGACGCCTGGGACGTCGACTCCAAGCTCGAACTGGCGATGGACGCGCTGCGCTGCCCGCCGCCGGACGCCGACGTCACCCAGCTCTCCGGTGGCGAGCGGCGCCGGGTCGCCCTCTGCAAGCTGCTGCTGGAGGCACCCGACCTGCTGCTGCTGGACGAGCCGACCAACCACCTGGACGCGGAGAGCGTGCAGTGGCTGGAGCAGCACCTCGCCAAGTACGCCGGCACGGTGATGGCGATCACCCACGACCGGTACTTCCTCGACAACGTGGCCGGCTGGATCCTCGAACTCGACCGGGGCCGGGCGGTCGGCTACGAGGGCAACTACTCCACCTACCTGGAGAAGAAGGCGGCCCGGCTGGCCGTCGAGGGGCGCCGCGACGCCAAGATGAAGAAGCGGCTGAGCGAGGAACTGGAGTGGGTCCGGTCCAACGCCAAGGCCCGGCAGACCAAGTCCAAGGCCCGGCTGGACCGCTACGAGGAGATGGCCACCGAGGCCGAGAAGACCCGGAAGCTGGACTTCGAGGAGATCCAGATCCCGCCGGGCCCCCGGCTGGGCAACACCGTGATCGAGGCGCACGGGCTGCGCAAGGCGTTCGGCGAGCGGGTGCTGATCGACAACCTGAGCTTCTCGCTGCCCCGCAACGGCATCGTCGGCATCATCGGGCCGAACGGCGTCGGCAAGACCACCCTGTTCAAGACCATCGTCGGGCTGGAGCAGCCGACCGCCGGCTCGGTCAAGATCGGTGACACGGTCAAGCTGTCGTACGTCGACCAGAACCGGGAGGGGCTGGCCGGCGACAAGACCGTCTGGGAGGTCGTCTCGGACGGGCTGGACCACCTGATGGTGGGCAAGGTCGAGATGCCGTCCCGGGCCTACGTGGCGGCCTTCGGCTTCAAGGGCCCCGACCAGCAGAAGCCGACCAAGGTGCTCTCCGGCGGCGAGCGCAACCGGCTCAACCTGGCGCTGACGCTCAAGATCGGCGGCAACGTCATCCTGCTCGACGAGCCCACCAACGACCTGGACGTGGAGACCCTCTCCTCGCTGGAGAACGCGCTGCTGGAGTTCCCCGGCTGCGCCGTGGTCATCTCGCACGACCGGATGTTCCTGGACCGGGTGGCGACGCACATCCTGGCCTGGGAGGGCGACGACGAGGACCCGTCGAAGTGGTTCTGGTTCGAGGGCAACTTCGAGGCGTACGAGAAAAACAAGATCGACCGGCTCGGTGCCGAGGCGGCCCGGCCGCACCGGGTCACCTACCGCAAGCTCACCCGTGACTAG
- a CDS encoding mechanosensitive ion channel family protein, whose amino-acid sequence MPHAATPAPETPDPKPSCLDNPLCDQVYRVTKSAWFAEGSNLFLIKPATIVLILLVAVLLRFLLHRTINRLVRSTSESRIPAVLRPLRERIPSAAPDPQAVVPERRRQRAEAIGSVLRSMTTAVVFAIAVLQILSELSFDLAPLLASAGIAGLALGFGAQTLVKDLLAGLFMLLEDQYGVGDTVDLGEATGVVEAVGLRITTVRDARGVVWYIRNGEIIRVGNKSQGWAMVVVDMPIGFARTEEATAVLRTAAASVAVDPELAPELVEPPEVVGVEQITVDGSVIRTVAKTTAEGQLPVSRELRRRLAEALENSGITAGIAATRMFPRPSTPPADGETGQGGAT is encoded by the coding sequence ATGCCACACGCCGCGACGCCGGCCCCCGAGACGCCGGACCCGAAGCCGAGCTGCCTGGACAACCCGCTCTGCGACCAGGTCTACCGGGTGACCAAGTCGGCGTGGTTCGCCGAGGGCAGCAACCTCTTCCTGATCAAGCCGGCCACGATCGTGCTGATCCTGCTGGTGGCGGTCCTGCTCCGCTTCCTGCTGCACCGGACCATCAACCGGCTGGTACGCAGCACCTCGGAGAGCCGGATCCCGGCGGTACTCCGGCCGCTGCGCGAACGGATCCCCAGCGCCGCGCCCGACCCGCAGGCGGTGGTACCCGAACGGCGCCGGCAGCGGGCCGAGGCGATCGGCTCGGTGCTGCGCAGCATGACCACGGCGGTGGTCTTCGCGATCGCCGTGTTGCAGATCCTCAGCGAGCTCAGCTTCGACCTCGCCCCGCTGCTGGCCAGCGCCGGCATCGCCGGCCTGGCCCTCGGCTTCGGCGCACAGACGCTGGTCAAGGACCTGCTCGCCGGGCTCTTCATGCTGCTGGAGGACCAGTACGGGGTCGGTGACACGGTGGACCTCGGCGAGGCGACCGGGGTGGTCGAGGCGGTCGGCCTGCGGATCACCACCGTCCGGGACGCCCGTGGGGTGGTCTGGTACATCCGCAACGGCGAGATCATCCGGGTCGGCAACAAGAGCCAGGGCTGGGCGATGGTCGTGGTGGACATGCCGATCGGCTTCGCCCGTACCGAGGAGGCCACCGCCGTGCTGCGGACCGCCGCCGCCTCGGTCGCGGTCGACCCGGAGCTGGCGCCGGAGCTGGTGGAGCCGCCCGAGGTGGTCGGGGTCGAGCAGATCACCGTGGACGGTTCGGTGATCCGGACGGTCGCCAAGACCACCGCCGAGGGGCAGCTCCCGGTCTCCCGCGAGCTGCGCCGCCGGCTGGCCGAGGCGCTGGAGAACTCCGGCATCACCGCCGGCATCGCCGCGACCAGGATGTTCCCCCGGCCGTCGACCCCGCCGGCCGACGGGGAGACCGGCCAGGGTGGAGCGACCTGA
- a CDS encoding trehalose-6-phosphate synthase, producing MTVRSSFVVVANRLPVDEVTTPEGRQWRRSPGGLVTALHPVLAQHQGTWVGWAGGVGAAPEPFDLEGIRLHPVPLSAEELERYYEGQSNATIWPLYHDAVETPAYKRRWREAYRLVNARFAEAAAEVAAEGATVWVQDYQLQLVPAMLRELRPDLRIGFFLHIPFPPIELFMQMPLRAEVLRGLLGADLVGFQQRLAAQNFVRLARHLLGLRYEGQMIQVDGRQVKAGAFPISIDVAEMERMAVDPAVQARAKQIRTELGDPKTVILGVDRLDYTKGIELRLKAFRELLSDGKLTVPDAVMVQVATPSRERVEHYQALRVKVEREVGRINGEFGRVGVPAVHYLHQSYSRSELAALYCAADVMMVTPLRDGMNLVAKEYVATRADSGGALVLSEFAGAATELRQAFLCNPHDPDGVKDALLRAVHVDKVEARRRMRIMQRHLRTHDVGHWARSFLNELGVPETEDE from the coding sequence GTGACCGTACGTAGCTCGTTCGTGGTCGTTGCGAATCGCCTGCCGGTCGACGAGGTGACAACTCCCGAGGGACGCCAGTGGCGGCGCAGCCCCGGAGGTCTGGTCACCGCCCTGCATCCGGTGCTCGCCCAGCACCAGGGCACCTGGGTCGGCTGGGCCGGCGGAGTGGGCGCCGCGCCGGAGCCGTTCGACCTGGAGGGCATCCGGCTGCACCCGGTGCCACTGAGCGCGGAGGAACTCGAACGCTACTACGAGGGCCAGTCCAACGCCACGATCTGGCCGCTCTACCACGACGCGGTGGAGACCCCGGCGTACAAGCGCCGCTGGCGTGAGGCGTACCGGCTGGTGAACGCCCGGTTCGCCGAGGCCGCGGCCGAGGTGGCCGCTGAGGGCGCCACGGTCTGGGTGCAGGACTACCAGCTCCAACTGGTGCCGGCGATGCTCCGCGAACTCCGCCCCGACCTGCGGATCGGCTTCTTCCTGCACATCCCGTTCCCGCCGATCGAACTCTTCATGCAGATGCCGCTGCGCGCCGAGGTGCTGCGCGGGCTGCTCGGCGCCGACCTGGTCGGCTTCCAGCAGCGGCTGGCGGCGCAGAACTTCGTCCGGCTGGCCCGGCACCTGCTCGGCCTCCGCTACGAGGGCCAGATGATCCAGGTGGACGGCCGGCAGGTCAAGGCGGGTGCGTTCCCCATCTCCATCGACGTGGCCGAGATGGAGCGGATGGCCGTCGACCCGGCGGTGCAGGCCCGGGCCAAGCAGATCCGTACCGAGTTGGGCGACCCGAAGACGGTGATCCTCGGGGTGGACCGGCTCGACTACACCAAGGGGATCGAGCTTCGACTCAAGGCGTTCCGCGAGTTGCTCTCTGACGGAAAGTTGACAGTTCCCGACGCGGTTATGGTGCAGGTTGCTACGCCAAGTCGGGAACGGGTGGAGCACTACCAGGCACTCCGGGTCAAGGTGGAACGCGAAGTTGGTCGAATTAATGGCGAATTCGGCCGGGTCGGCGTACCGGCCGTCCATTACCTCCATCAGTCGTACAGTCGCAGTGAACTGGCCGCGCTCTACTGCGCGGCCGACGTGATGATGGTGACCCCGCTGCGAGACGGAATGAATCTGGTGGCCAAGGAGTACGTAGCAACACGCGCCGACTCGGGCGGCGCCCTCGTGCTCAGTGAGTTTGCCGGCGCCGCCACCGAGCTGCGCCAGGCATTCCTCTGTAACCCGCACGACCCGGACGGAGTCAAGGACGCGCTGCTGCGCGCGGTCCACGTCGACAAGGTCGAGGCTCGGCGCCGCATGCGCATCATGCAGCGCCACCTGCGTACGCACGATGTCGGACACTGGGCCCGGTCCTTCCTCAACGAGTTGGGCGTACCCGAGACGGAGGACGAGTGA
- a CDS encoding class F sortase: MFRPPTAGGTWRDRTGRWWARTDRWRRRTARLARQATAASITSPDPADGTPPGTLAAAPPRPPRRAGRRGWARRPGPVPVISLLLGVLVTLFGVQSVTGITLLPSGLPFGAPAPPRKFPVLESSPPVAIGIRSLDLDAPVHPVGVAPDGTIEVPASDRRDEAGWYSQSPTPGQYGPSVIVGHVDTRTGPAVFHDLSGLRPGAKIEVDREDESVAVFEVNSVRRYNKSELPVDQVYGDFSRPSLRLITCGGRWVGGSTGYADNVIVFASLVSARHT, encoded by the coding sequence ATGTTCCGCCCTCCCACGGCCGGTGGCACGTGGCGGGACCGGACGGGCCGGTGGTGGGCACGTACCGACCGGTGGCGACGCCGGACGGCCCGGCTCGCCCGGCAGGCCACCGCGGCCAGCATCACCAGCCCGGATCCGGCCGACGGCACCCCGCCCGGCACCCTGGCCGCCGCGCCACCCCGGCCGCCCCGGCGGGCGGGCCGGCGCGGTTGGGCCCGCCGCCCCGGGCCGGTACCGGTGATCAGCCTGCTGCTCGGCGTCCTCGTCACCCTCTTCGGGGTGCAGAGCGTCACCGGGATCACCCTGCTGCCCAGCGGGCTGCCGTTCGGCGCCCCGGCACCGCCGCGCAAGTTCCCGGTGCTGGAGTCGAGCCCGCCGGTCGCGATCGGCATCCGGTCGCTCGATCTGGACGCGCCGGTGCATCCGGTCGGGGTCGCACCGGACGGCACCATCGAGGTGCCGGCGTCGGACCGCCGCGACGAGGCCGGCTGGTACAGCCAGAGCCCGACGCCGGGCCAGTACGGGCCGTCGGTGATCGTCGGGCACGTCGACACCCGGACCGGGCCGGCCGTCTTCCACGACCTCTCCGGGCTCCGCCCCGGCGCCAAGATCGAGGTGGACCGGGAGGACGAGTCGGTGGCGGTCTTCGAGGTCAACTCCGTCAGGCGGTACAACAAGTCGGAGCTGCCGGTCGACCAGGTCTACGGCGACTTCAGCCGGCCGTCGCTGCGGCTGATCACCTGCGGCGGGCGCTGGGTCGGCGGCTCCACCGGGTACGCCGACAACGTCATCGTCTTCGCGTCCCTGGTCTCGGCCCGGCACACCTGA
- a CDS encoding globin → MNPAGEREQTRPSPNFFEEIGGEPTFRRLVDEFYAGVATDPVLRPMYPEADLGPAADRLRLFLIQYWGGPNTYSAQRGHPRLRMRHAPYRVGPVERDAWLRHMRQAVDRLELSPEQHETLWQYLERAAYFMVNTMDETPGPAH, encoded by the coding sequence GTGAATCCCGCAGGTGAGCGAGAGCAGACCCGCCCGTCGCCGAACTTCTTCGAGGAGATCGGCGGCGAACCGACCTTCCGGAGGCTGGTCGACGAGTTCTACGCGGGTGTCGCCACCGACCCGGTGCTCCGGCCGATGTACCCGGAGGCCGACCTCGGCCCGGCGGCGGATCGGCTGCGGCTCTTCCTGATCCAGTACTGGGGTGGCCCGAACACCTACTCCGCGCAGCGCGGGCATCCCCGGCTCCGGATGCGGCACGCGCCGTACCGGGTCGGGCCGGTCGAGCGGGACGCCTGGCTGCGCCACATGCGGCAGGCCGTGGACCGGCTGGAGTTGTCGCCGGAGCAGCACGAGACCCTGTGGCAGTACCTGGAGCGGGCCGCGTACTTCATGGTCAACACGATGGACGAGACGCCGGGGCCGGCGCACTGA
- a CDS encoding thioesterase family protein, with translation MTSPVQARPAEAERSDSRRYVYDCTLRWSDLDAYGHVNNARFLTLYEEARVALMFAGGRAWGVGSFADGVVIYRHEIDYLRPVGYALDGTTAERAPTVRIEMWIEDLRQSRFTVAYELFDRTVLASRARSVLVPFDLEQQRPRRLTDAEQEFLRRYLVEPVTRDEPA, from the coding sequence GTGACTAGTCCGGTGCAGGCCCGGCCGGCGGAGGCGGAGCGGTCCGACAGCCGCAGGTACGTCTACGACTGCACGCTGCGCTGGTCGGACCTGGACGCGTACGGGCATGTCAACAACGCCCGCTTCCTCACCCTCTACGAGGAGGCGCGGGTGGCGTTGATGTTCGCCGGCGGCCGGGCCTGGGGAGTCGGCTCGTTCGCCGACGGCGTGGTGATCTACCGGCACGAGATCGACTACCTCCGCCCGGTCGGGTACGCGCTGGACGGGACGACCGCCGAGCGCGCCCCGACGGTACGCATCGAGATGTGGATCGAGGATCTGCGGCAGTCCCGGTTCACCGTCGCCTACGAGCTCTTCGACCGTACGGTGCTGGCCAGCCGGGCCCGGTCGGTGCTGGTGCCGTTCGACCTCGAACAGCAGCGGCCGCGCCGGCTGACCGACGCGGAGCAGGAGTTCCTCCGGCGGTACCTCGTCGAGCCGGTGACCCGGGACGAGCCAGCGTAG
- a CDS encoding Lrp/AsnC family transcriptional regulator, with the protein MDDMDWALLRELQADARLSFSELSRRVHLSPPAVAERVRRLEESGVVTGYHAHVDLARAGRNVVAMIRMSCYGARCILRDPDVPGWPEILEIHRITGDACSMLKVAAGSIEAFEQVIDRLAPYGQPSSTMVLSSPLAWHPVLPIPPTSGA; encoded by the coding sequence GTGGACGACATGGACTGGGCGCTGCTCCGGGAACTCCAGGCCGATGCCCGGCTCTCGTTCAGCGAACTCTCCCGCCGGGTGCACCTCTCCCCGCCGGCCGTCGCCGAACGGGTCCGCCGGCTGGAGGAGTCCGGCGTGGTGACCGGGTACCACGCGCACGTCGACCTGGCCCGGGCCGGCCGGAACGTGGTGGCGATGATCCGGATGTCCTGTTACGGGGCGCGCTGCATCCTCCGGGACCCGGACGTGCCGGGGTGGCCGGAAATCCTGGAGATCCACCGGATCACCGGGGACGCCTGCTCGATGCTGAAGGTCGCGGCCGGGTCGATCGAGGCGTTCGAGCAGGTCATCGACCGTCTCGCCCCGTACGGGCAGCCGTCGAGCACGATGGTGCTCTCCAGCCCGCTGGCCTGGCACCCGGTGCTGCCCATCCCACCCACCTCGGGCGCCTGA